One part of the Ruegeria sp. SCSIO 43209 genome encodes these proteins:
- the hpaR gene encoding homoprotocatechuate degradation operon regulator HpaR gives MNTQSHTKSTSRSLPIALLRARETIMAPIRDMLQDIQISEQKWRVLRVLDELGEVEQSAIAKEACLLLPSLTRILRSMEADGQVTRRQDSQDKRRTMVMITDAGRQILKDNLQASLAISNSIEAQMGREKLDELLDLLEELQAVKV, from the coding sequence ATGAACACTCAAAGCCATACCAAGAGCACCTCAAGGTCGCTTCCCATTGCATTATTGCGCGCCCGCGAAACGATCATGGCCCCCATCAGGGACATGCTGCAGGATATACAGATATCCGAGCAAAAATGGCGCGTCCTGCGCGTACTGGATGAGCTTGGCGAGGTCGAGCAAAGCGCTATCGCCAAAGAAGCTTGTCTGTTGCTGCCCAGCCTGACGCGAATATTGCGCAGCATGGAAGCCGATGGACAGGTCACGCGCCGTCAGGACAGCCAGGATAAAAGGCGGACGATGGTGATGATTACTGATGCGGGTCGGCAGATTTTGAAAGACAACCTGCAAGCGTCATTGGCCATTTCAAATAGTATTGAGGCGCAGATGGGGCGAGAGAAGCTTGATGAGCTACTGGACCTGCTTGAAGAGCTGCAAGCTGTTAAGGTTTGA
- a CDS encoding tripartite tricarboxylate transporter TctB family protein, giving the protein MIARTLQDMFKRYRRPGDIVFAVLFLAFSVFLLSQLGEQTQVVKRTKWFAQPGLWPTVAVWCMVLFSFLHWLSSALSDRIDGRWAEVGFWVRSLEYVAYFLIYVLLVPQLGYLPSTMLFAVFLTLRSGFRGSGAIGIAALFGFVVTIVFRAFLQVKIPAGAVYEYLPDSIRAFALTYL; this is encoded by the coding sequence ATGATCGCAAGAACGCTTCAGGACATGTTCAAACGGTATCGCCGTCCGGGTGATATTGTCTTTGCCGTATTGTTCCTGGCTTTCTCGGTGTTTCTGCTGTCTCAGCTTGGGGAGCAGACGCAGGTCGTCAAGCGGACCAAATGGTTTGCTCAACCCGGTCTGTGGCCCACCGTTGCCGTGTGGTGCATGGTCTTGTTCAGCTTTTTACATTGGCTCAGCTCTGCCTTATCCGATCGGATCGATGGTCGTTGGGCCGAGGTCGGGTTTTGGGTCCGGTCTCTGGAATATGTGGCTTATTTCCTGATTTATGTCCTACTGGTGCCACAGCTTGGCTATCTGCCGTCCACCATGTTGTTCGCGGTGTTTCTGACGCTGCGCTCAGGGTTTCGAGGCTCGGGCGCGATCGGCATCGCAGCCCTGTTCGGCTTCGTCGTCACCATCGTGTTCCGAGCGTTTCTGCAAGTCAAAATCCCGGCAGGGGCTGTCTATGAATACCTTCCCGACTCGATCCGCGCCTTTGCGCTGACATATTTGTAG
- the hpaD gene encoding 3,4-dihydroxyphenylacetate 2,3-dioxygenase, giving the protein MGEIVLAAKMTHVPTLLMSEQEGPVKGKRQPAIDGHREIARRAKALGATTVIICDTHWVINAGFHINANEKFEGLFTSNEFPQFIQDLPYSYEGNPEMGDAIAKIASDKGVYTLAHHLDSLELEYGTLVPMRFMSREHDMKVVSVAAWATVHSHDESRVIGEAIREAVEASNEKVLLVASGSLSHKIWANKDYAANNGTFTISSEFNRQMDLHVLEMWKNGDHATFLKMLGDYAYFCCGEGSMHDTSMLYGALGWDAYDKKCEVVTEYFPSSGTGQTNVIFPV; this is encoded by the coding sequence ATGGGAGAAATCGTTCTTGCCGCCAAAATGACCCATGTGCCGACTCTGCTCATGTCCGAGCAGGAAGGCCCGGTTAAAGGCAAACGTCAGCCCGCCATTGATGGCCACCGCGAGATCGCGCGCCGCGCCAAAGCACTGGGGGCGACCACGGTGATCATCTGTGACACCCATTGGGTGATCAATGCCGGGTTCCACATCAACGCCAATGAGAAGTTCGAAGGCCTGTTCACGTCGAACGAGTTCCCGCAATTCATTCAGGACCTGCCCTATTCCTATGAGGGCAATCCTGAAATGGGTGATGCCATCGCAAAGATCGCGTCGGACAAAGGCGTCTACACTTTAGCGCATCACTTGGACAGTCTCGAACTGGAATACGGTACGCTGGTCCCGATGCGCTTCATGAGCCGCGAGCATGATATGAAAGTCGTCTCAGTCGCGGCCTGGGCCACGGTGCATAGCCATGACGAAAGCCGGGTAATTGGTGAGGCCATTCGTGAAGCGGTTGAGGCTAGCAATGAAAAGGTGCTGTTGGTCGCGTCAGGCTCGTTGTCGCACAAGATCTGGGCGAACAAGGATTATGCCGCCAATAACGGCACTTTCACCATCAGCTCGGAATTCAACCGTCAGATGGACTTGCATGTGCTTGAGATGTGGAAGAACGGCGACCACGCCACGTTCCTGAAAATGCTGGGCGACTATGCCTATTTCTGCTGCGGCGAAGGCTCGATGCATGACACGTCGATGCTCTACGGAGCGTTGGGTTGGGACGCCTATGACAAAAAATGCGAGGTTGTGACCGAGTATTTCCCAAGTTCCGGCACTGGTCAGACCAACGTCATCTTCCCCGTTTAA
- a CDS encoding IclR family transcriptional regulator, with product MGAALNALKMLDLFSNTMAEIGLSQAARLSGLNKATALRHLRALEEFGLIEQNPQSKTYTIGPAALRLAALREIAKPGLEGARQKMHLAMQEVGESLHLTLLEQGSLQTAIVVETTKHSVRVSLDPSEIIPVNATAAGLCMLSFGPPFLLDRLDQEAQVRFTESTLTDPDLIKEKVALIQRAGWANSNGSYEEGVFGFATPIFGIDQIALGTISIAVPEIRATYERLPLILKSLQSLSRDLTANFGGQMPEAFPTEFHP from the coding sequence ATGGGTGCCGCACTTAATGCGCTAAAAATGCTGGACTTATTCTCAAACACGATGGCCGAAATTGGCCTGAGTCAGGCCGCGCGCCTGTCAGGGTTGAATAAGGCGACAGCCCTGCGTCACCTACGAGCGCTTGAAGAATTCGGGTTGATCGAACAAAACCCGCAGTCAAAGACCTATACCATCGGACCAGCTGCGCTGCGGCTTGCGGCACTGCGCGAGATTGCCAAACCCGGCCTTGAAGGCGCGCGCCAAAAAATGCACTTGGCCATGCAGGAGGTTGGCGAAAGCCTGCACCTAACGCTGCTGGAACAGGGCAGCCTGCAAACCGCCATCGTGGTTGAGACAACCAAGCACAGCGTTCGCGTCAGCCTTGATCCAAGCGAGATAATCCCGGTCAACGCGACTGCGGCGGGTCTATGTATGCTCAGCTTTGGCCCACCTTTCCTGCTGGATCGTCTGGATCAGGAAGCGCAGGTACGTTTCACCGAATCCACCCTGACAGACCCGGATCTGATCAAGGAAAAAGTTGCTCTGATCCAGCGGGCTGGCTGGGCCAACAGCAACGGCAGCTACGAAGAAGGTGTTTTTGGTTTTGCAACGCCAATCTTTGGCATCGATCAAATCGCCCTTGGAACCATTTCGATCGCCGTGCCCGAGATTAGAGCCACTTATGAGCGCCTGCCCTTGATCCTGAAATCCCTTCAATCCCTCTCGCGCGATCTGACCGCAAATTTCGGCGGCCAAATGCCCGAGGCCTTTCCAACCGAGTTCCACCCATGA
- the hpaE gene encoding 5-carboxymethyl-2-hydroxymuconate semialdehyde dehydrogenase → MSDLRKNIERLDGFLARFKRTGIKNRIAGEDQDGSAGVFQSISPVDKSVICDVAHGTAEDIDTAAQAAHNAFADWRDMPATERRRILLKVADGIEARAEEIALCECWDTGQTLRFMSKAALRGAENFRYFADQVVQARDGQHLKSPTLMNITTRVPIGPVGVITPWNTPFMLSTWKIAPALAAGCTVVHKPAEDSPLSARLLVEIAEEAGLPKGVLNTVNGFGPDAGKRLTEHQLIKAIAFVGESRTGSIITKQGADTLKRMHLELGGKNPVIVFDDADMDRALDAVIFMIYSINGERCTSSSRLLVQDTIKEEFEAKLIERVNNIKVGHPLDPATEIGPLVTEEHYNKVTSYFGIAKEDGATVAAGGVKVGEEGYFVRPTLFTNANNQMRIAREEIFGPVLTVIPFSTEEEALQIANDTQYGLTGYVWTNDLTRALRFTDKLEAGMIWVNSENVRHLPTPFGGVKASGIGRDGGDWSFEFYMEQKHVGFATGQHKIMQLGKL, encoded by the coding sequence ATGAGTGACCTGCGCAAGAATATTGAACGGCTTGATGGTTTCCTTGCCCGTTTCAAGAGGACTGGGATAAAGAACCGGATCGCAGGAGAAGATCAAGATGGGTCAGCAGGGGTGTTTCAGTCGATCTCTCCGGTGGATAAATCGGTGATCTGCGACGTTGCCCATGGCACGGCGGAAGATATCGATACGGCGGCACAGGCCGCGCATAATGCCTTTGCAGACTGGCGCGACATGCCCGCTACGGAGCGCCGCCGGATATTGCTTAAAGTTGCAGATGGCATTGAGGCAAGAGCCGAAGAGATCGCGCTGTGCGAATGCTGGGATACCGGCCAGACCCTGCGCTTTATGTCCAAAGCCGCCCTGCGAGGGGCTGAGAATTTCCGCTATTTCGCCGATCAGGTGGTTCAGGCGCGGGATGGTCAACACCTGAAATCACCGACACTGATGAACATAACCACCCGCGTCCCAATCGGGCCCGTTGGTGTCATCACGCCGTGGAACACCCCGTTCATGCTGTCGACATGGAAGATCGCTCCGGCACTGGCCGCTGGCTGTACGGTCGTCCACAAACCGGCTGAAGATTCACCGCTGTCTGCGCGGCTATTGGTAGAAATCGCGGAAGAAGCCGGTCTGCCCAAGGGTGTGCTGAACACTGTCAACGGTTTTGGTCCAGACGCAGGTAAGCGGCTGACCGAACATCAATTGATCAAAGCCATTGCCTTTGTCGGTGAAAGCCGTACGGGCAGCATCATTACCAAGCAAGGCGCAGATACGCTGAAACGGATGCATCTGGAGTTGGGCGGTAAGAACCCGGTCATCGTCTTTGACGACGCCGACATGGATCGCGCGCTGGATGCGGTGATCTTCATGATCTATTCGATCAACGGCGAACGTTGCACGTCTTCTTCGCGGTTGCTGGTACAAGATACAATCAAGGAAGAGTTCGAAGCCAAGCTGATCGAGCGCGTGAACAATATCAAAGTCGGCCACCCGTTGGACCCTGCAACCGAGATTGGCCCTCTTGTAACGGAAGAACATTACAACAAGGTCACTTCATACTTCGGCATCGCCAAGGAAGACGGCGCGACCGTCGCGGCCGGTGGCGTCAAGGTGGGCGAAGAGGGGTACTTCGTACGGCCCACCCTGTTTACTAACGCTAACAATCAAATGCGCATCGCACGCGAGGAAATCTTTGGCCCTGTCCTGACCGTGATCCCGTTCTCGACTGAGGAGGAGGCGCTGCAGATCGCAAATGACACGCAATATGGTCTGACCGGCTATGTCTGGACCAACGATCTGACCCGTGCGTTACGTTTCACGGACAAGCTTGAGGCCGGAATGATCTGGGTGAACTCGGAAAACGTGCGCCATCTGCCCACACCGTTTGGCGGGGTCAAAGCATCCGGTATCGGGCGCGACGGCGGCGACTGGAGCTTTGAGTTCTACATGGAACAAAAGCATGTCGGCTTTGCCACAGGCCAGCACAAGATCATGCAGTTGGGTAAGCTATAG
- a CDS encoding tripartite tricarboxylate transporter substrate binding protein: protein MKKFIAAAVMAASATAALAEYPEKPVSFVVPWPPGDLEDVLTRMIADEFQAMYGVPAAVVNKPGGGGGPFPGAVEVATAPADGYTIGSFVIGVPVIGPEIGIPELNPNPFEPIGIFLTYPFVIASSKDAPFQSWDELVEHGKSNDVALGHFGSVLPPTQVTFAAAVSSGFDFASEAAFDALDCNTLASGDVDVINTTLQLILPCLDEVNVLASIGGDRIALVPDTPTVVELNPDLPLALWNGLFVHKDTPPEAREKITAAAQKALQSDKAKKLAEETGALIYWQDPDASNAQIEQDKASFAKIEEILGE, encoded by the coding sequence ATGAAAAAGTTTATTGCGGCAGCCGTGATGGCCGCCTCTGCAACGGCCGCTTTGGCAGAATACCCCGAAAAGCCGGTATCCTTTGTGGTTCCTTGGCCTCCGGGTGATCTTGAAGATGTCCTGACCAGAATGATCGCAGATGAATTTCAGGCGATGTACGGGGTACCGGCAGCTGTTGTGAACAAGCCCGGCGGCGGTGGTGGTCCTTTCCCCGGCGCAGTCGAAGTCGCCACAGCACCGGCGGATGGCTATACGATCGGGTCGTTTGTGATTGGTGTTCCGGTCATCGGGCCCGAGATTGGTATTCCTGAATTGAACCCGAACCCGTTTGAACCGATCGGCATCTTCCTGACCTACCCGTTCGTAATCGCGTCGAGCAAAGACGCCCCGTTCCAAAGCTGGGATGAGTTGGTGGAACACGGCAAGTCAAACGACGTGGCACTCGGCCACTTTGGCTCGGTTCTGCCACCCACGCAGGTTACTTTTGCCGCCGCTGTCAGCAGCGGTTTCGACTTTGCCAGCGAAGCCGCGTTCGATGCGCTGGACTGCAACACCTTGGCGTCCGGTGACGTTGATGTCATCAACACCACGCTCCAGCTTATTCTGCCCTGTCTGGATGAAGTGAACGTGCTGGCCAGCATCGGCGGCGACCGGATCGCTCTGGTACCAGATACGCCGACAGTGGTTGAGCTTAACCCAGACCTGCCATTGGCGCTGTGGAACGGATTGTTTGTTCACAAAGACACGCCGCCCGAGGCTCGCGAAAAAATCACCGCCGCAGCCCAAAAAGCACTGCAATCGGACAAGGCTAAAAAGCTTGCCGAAGAAACCGGTGCGCTGATCTATTGGCAGGATCCCGATGCTTCGAATGCCCAGATCGAGCAAGATAAAGCGTCATTCGCCAAAATAGAAGAGATTCTAGGCGAGTAA
- a CDS encoding fumarylacetoacetate hydrolase family protein: MRIATYTANGETFFGAITDEGAVALNSEFAEFKSLYEVVAAGAFGQLIKAAEGKPVTHTDFTFEMVMPDVRRILCVGVNFPDRNAEYKDGSAQPKYMSLFPRFASGFTGHNRPLIRPPENHTLDYEGEVAIVIGKAGRRISQDDAYGHIAALTLCNEGTIRDWVRHAKFNVTQGKNWDNSGAIGPWLVPFTDAAQLDGAHIQTHVNGELRQDDTLNRMMFPIRREIEYISTFMTLQPGDIIVTGTPTGAGARFDPPKYLAPGDVVEISVDGIGTLRNTIEDEQI; this comes from the coding sequence ATGCGCATTGCAACCTACACTGCCAACGGTGAAACATTTTTTGGTGCGATCACTGATGAAGGCGCGGTCGCACTAAACAGCGAGTTTGCCGAGTTCAAAAGCCTCTACGAGGTTGTCGCCGCAGGGGCGTTTGGCCAATTGATCAAGGCTGCTGAGGGAAAGCCGGTAACCCATACGGATTTTACCTTTGAGATGGTGATGCCGGATGTCCGTCGCATTCTGTGCGTTGGTGTGAACTTTCCAGATCGCAACGCGGAATACAAAGATGGCAGTGCCCAGCCGAAATACATGTCGCTGTTTCCGCGCTTCGCCAGTGGATTTACCGGCCATAATCGCCCTCTGATCCGCCCGCCCGAAAATCACACGCTGGATTACGAGGGTGAAGTGGCCATCGTGATCGGCAAAGCAGGCCGCCGGATTTCGCAGGACGATGCTTATGGCCATATCGCAGCCTTGACCCTGTGCAACGAAGGGACAATCCGCGATTGGGTTCGGCACGCCAAGTTCAACGTCACGCAAGGCAAGAACTGGGACAATTCGGGTGCCATCGGCCCTTGGCTGGTCCCGTTCACTGATGCCGCGCAACTGGATGGCGCCCACATTCAGACCCACGTGAATGGTGAGTTGCGTCAGGACGATACGTTGAACCGAATGATGTTTCCGATCCGGCGCGAGATTGAATACATATCAACCTTTATGACGCTTCAACCGGGCGATATCATCGTTACCGGCACCCCAACCGGCGCAGGTGCACGATTTGATCCGCCAAAATACTTGGCTCCCGGCGATGTGGTTGAGATATCCGTCGATGGGATAGGCACCCTGCGCAACACCATCGAGGATGAGCAGATATGA
- the hpaH gene encoding 2-oxo-hept-4-ene-1,7-dioate hydratase, which yields MTPEDHARAAADLLNAERTRQQIGLLTLGYPEMAMDDAYEVQNAIYRAKLAEGRKVIGWKIGLTSKAMQYALNIDIPDSGILFDNMAFENGGTVPAGRFIQPRIEAEIAFVMKEDIGGADVNRDQVLQATDYVTPSIEILDTRIKRADPGTGKSRTVFDTISDNAANAGIVLGAERHPADAFDLRWVGALTFRNGEIEETGLGAGVLNDPVESVVWLARRMAQYGQSIEPGHVILSGSFIRPIECPSGAEIHADFGSFGSVDINFA from the coding sequence ATGACCCCTGAAGACCATGCGCGCGCTGCCGCCGATCTGCTGAACGCGGAAAGGACGCGACAGCAGATCGGTCTACTGACATTGGGGTATCCCGAAATGGCGATGGATGACGCTTATGAAGTGCAGAATGCCATCTATCGTGCCAAATTGGCGGAAGGGCGCAAGGTCATCGGCTGGAAGATCGGGCTGACCTCGAAAGCGATGCAATATGCGTTGAATATCGACATTCCTGATAGTGGTATCCTGTTTGACAACATGGCCTTTGAAAATGGCGGGACCGTTCCCGCAGGTCGTTTCATCCAACCCCGGATCGAAGCCGAGATCGCCTTTGTCATGAAGGAGGACATTGGTGGCGCGGATGTGAATCGCGATCAGGTTTTGCAAGCGACCGACTATGTTACTCCGTCCATTGAAATCCTCGACACTCGTATAAAGCGGGCAGACCCTGGGACTGGAAAGTCACGCACTGTATTCGACACGATCAGCGACAATGCCGCAAATGCCGGCATTGTACTAGGGGCGGAACGCCACCCAGCGGATGCGTTTGACCTGCGATGGGTAGGGGCCCTAACCTTCCGCAACGGTGAAATCGAGGAAACCGGCCTGGGTGCGGGCGTATTGAATGATCCGGTCGAAAGTGTGGTCTGGTTGGCCCGTCGCATGGCGCAATACGGCCAGAGCATTGAACCCGGCCACGTGATCCTGTCCGGCAGCTTCATTCGCCCGATCGAATGCCCATCGGGTGCGGAAATCCACGCCGATTTCGGATCGTTCGGATCCGTCGACATCAATTTTGCCTAA
- the hpaD gene encoding 3,4-dihydroxyphenylacetate 2,3-dioxygenase — MPVPAPNLYPDFNTIRLSHVCLNVSDLVASRKFYSEILGLQVSDESDTHVYLRAMEERGHHCVILQKSDQPGTVEVMGFKTFDEEDLDRAEAYFQSKGRPTSWVDRPYQGRTLLTSDNLGIPLEFYHKMDRLEPIHQKYALYRGVKPLRIDHFNCFSTNVDDSVAFYSDFGFRVTEYTEDEDSKKLWAAWMHRKGGVHDMAFTNGKGPRMHHVAFWVPTPLNIIDLLDLMATTGYVDNIERGPGRHGISNAFFLYILDPDGHRIEIYCSDYQTVDPDLEPIKWDLKDPQRQTLWGAPAPRSWFEHGTSFVGVDVNEPDLSASPIIAP; from the coding sequence ATGCCCGTTCCAGCCCCCAACCTGTACCCCGACTTCAACACGATCCGGCTGAGCCATGTTTGCCTGAACGTCAGCGATCTTGTTGCTTCGCGCAAATTCTACTCGGAGATTCTGGGTTTGCAGGTCTCGGACGAAAGCGACACACATGTCTACCTGCGCGCTATGGAGGAACGTGGACATCACTGTGTGATCCTGCAGAAATCCGATCAGCCGGGCACCGTTGAAGTCATGGGTTTCAAAACCTTCGACGAAGAGGATCTGGATCGGGCCGAGGCGTATTTTCAATCCAAAGGCCGACCGACCTCATGGGTTGATCGCCCCTATCAGGGCCGGACTCTGTTAACCTCGGACAATTTGGGCATACCGCTGGAGTTCTATCACAAGATGGATCGCCTGGAGCCGATCCATCAGAAATACGCGCTCTATCGTGGTGTGAAACCGCTGCGGATCGATCACTTCAACTGCTTCTCAACCAATGTCGATGACAGTGTCGCATTCTACAGTGATTTCGGGTTCCGCGTGACCGAGTATACGGAAGACGAAGACAGCAAGAAACTGTGGGCCGCGTGGATGCACCGCAAGGGTGGGGTGCATGATATGGCCTTCACCAATGGCAAAGGCCCACGGATGCACCACGTGGCCTTCTGGGTGCCAACACCGCTGAACATCATCGATCTGCTCGATCTAATGGCCACCACCGGCTATGTGGACAACATCGAACGCGGCCCGGGGCGACATGGTATTTCGAATGCTTTCTTCCTGTATATTCTCGATCCGGACGGACACCGGATTGAGATTTATTGCTCGGATTATCAGACCGTTGATCCCGATCTGGAGCCGATCAAATGGGACCTGAAGGACCCGCAGCGTCAGACGCTCTGGGGCGCTCCGGCGCCGCGCAGTTGGTTTGAACACGGCACATCCTTTGTCGGTGTGGATGTAAACGAGCCAGACCTGTCTGCGTCTCCCATCATCGCACCGTAA
- a CDS encoding aminotransferase class III-fold pyridoxal phosphate-dependent enzyme — translation MKDSNFLKENNARHFWHPMAHPADSRNNPPTILTGGEGVSIIDVDGHKAIDAVGGLWNVNLGYSCDPVKQAITDQLNALPYYSTFRGTSNDKAIELSYELAQFFAPDGLTRAFFTSGGSDSVEIALKLARQFHKVRGEPGRTKFISLKQGYHGTHFAAASVNGNQKFRAVYEPMMPGCFHVPAPWTYRNPFDETDPERLAQLCVKALEAEIAFQGANTVAAFIMEPILGAGGVIPPHKSFMPMVREVCSKNGILLISDEIITAFGRTGSESGARHWGVQPDIMTTAKAITNGYFPFGAAMISGAVAEVFENDTTGLASVDQGYTYSGHPVGAAAALAALSEINRLRIWENAAARGDELFEGLKKLAEKHEVIGDVRGGEGLMCALELVSDRASKAPIAKQLPIQVQKAAYEDGVMVRVSGNNIIISPPLIVTSDDVAKILSALDTGLSSL, via the coding sequence ATGAAAGACTCCAACTTTCTTAAGGAGAACAACGCCCGCCATTTTTGGCATCCGATGGCGCACCCGGCTGACAGCCGGAACAACCCTCCGACCATTCTGACCGGCGGGGAAGGAGTTAGCATCATCGATGTGGACGGGCACAAGGCCATCGACGCCGTGGGTGGCCTTTGGAACGTCAATCTGGGCTATTCCTGCGATCCGGTGAAACAGGCGATCACTGATCAACTAAATGCGCTGCCGTATTATTCGACCTTCCGGGGTACGAGCAACGACAAGGCGATCGAGCTGTCTTACGAACTGGCGCAGTTCTTTGCCCCTGACGGGCTGACACGCGCCTTTTTCACCTCGGGCGGATCGGATTCTGTGGAAATCGCACTAAAGCTTGCGCGTCAGTTCCACAAAGTTCGGGGTGAGCCTGGTCGCACCAAGTTCATCAGCCTTAAGCAAGGATACCACGGCACCCATTTCGCTGCCGCTTCGGTTAACGGCAATCAGAAGTTCCGCGCCGTGTATGAACCCATGATGCCAGGCTGTTTTCATGTGCCTGCGCCTTGGACCTATCGCAACCCGTTTGACGAAACCGACCCTGAACGCCTGGCTCAGCTTTGCGTCAAAGCGCTTGAAGCCGAGATTGCGTTCCAAGGGGCCAACACGGTTGCCGCCTTCATCATGGAGCCGATTTTGGGCGCTGGCGGTGTAATTCCGCCGCACAAAAGCTTTATGCCCATGGTGCGTGAGGTTTGTTCGAAGAACGGTATTCTGCTGATCTCAGACGAAATCATCACGGCGTTTGGTCGAACCGGTAGTGAAAGCGGAGCGAGACATTGGGGCGTCCAGCCTGACATCATGACGACAGCCAAGGCGATCACCAATGGTTATTTCCCGTTTGGCGCCGCTATGATCTCGGGGGCAGTTGCCGAGGTATTTGAAAATGACACAACCGGGTTGGCATCCGTTGATCAGGGATACACCTATTCCGGTCACCCCGTCGGCGCGGCGGCGGCACTGGCGGCTCTTTCAGAAATCAATCGTCTGCGGATTTGGGAAAACGCTGCAGCACGCGGGGATGAGCTGTTCGAGGGCTTGAAGAAACTGGCTGAAAAGCACGAGGTGATCGGTGACGTACGAGGGGGCGAGGGCCTTATGTGCGCGCTGGAGCTGGTCTCGGACCGCGCAAGCAAGGCGCCGATTGCCAAACAACTGCCAATACAGGTGCAAAAGGCAGCTTATGAGGATGGTGTGATGGTGCGCGTATCTGGCAACAACATCATCATTTCGCCACCTCTGATTGTCACATCCGACGATGTTGCGAAGATCCTGTCAGCGCTGGATACAGGATTGTCGAGTTTGTAG
- a CDS encoding 5-carboxymethyl-2-hydroxymuconate Delta-isomerase has protein sequence MPHFHVEYSGNLEDRIDMGGLCDCIRATAAEVDTFPLAGIRVRAIRVDHYAIADGNPKHGFIDISIRLRAGRSQADKKDATQRIFEAARTYLEPAMSQHSIALSLEMRDIDPDLSPKTGTIRDHLEA, from the coding sequence ATGCCGCATTTTCACGTCGAATATTCCGGGAATCTGGAAGACAGGATCGACATGGGCGGTCTGTGCGATTGCATCCGTGCAACGGCCGCTGAGGTTGACACCTTTCCGCTAGCAGGCATTCGCGTCCGAGCGATCCGTGTTGATCACTATGCCATCGCAGACGGAAATCCAAAGCATGGGTTCATCGATATCTCGATCCGGCTGCGGGCCGGTCGTTCGCAGGCCGACAAGAAGGACGCAACGCAGCGCATCTTCGAGGCGGCCCGAACCTATCTGGAGCCCGCCATGAGCCAGCATTCCATCGCGCTGTCGCTTGAGATGCGCGACATCGATCCCGACCTCTCCCCCAAAACCGGCACGATCCGCGACCATCTGGAGGCCTGA